Proteins from a single region of Chryseobacterium sp. T16E-39:
- a CDS encoding protein adenylyltransferase SelO has translation MNIKDIRQPFIKAFPGDFSENPMQRVTPKVLFSTTYPAGFENPQLIVFNEKLSEEIGLGTYEDTDLDFLVGNNLPANIQSYATAYAGHQFGNWAGQLGDGRAILAGEIINESGQKNEIQWKGSGATPYSRHADGRAVLRSSVREYLMSEAMYHLGVPTTRALSLCFTGEDVIRDMMYDGNPQKEKGAVVIRTAESFLRFGHFELASAQQEYKTLQDLVDFTIKNYFPEVTSLDTDKYKDFFKSVCTRTADMITEWLRVGFVHGVMNTDNMSILGLTIDYGPYSMMDEYNLNFTPNTTDLPGRRYAFGKQGQISQWNLWQLANALHPLIKDEKFLEDTLNNYGTYFWEAHDKMLCKKFGFDQLLEGDEEFFGNWQGLMQELRLDHTLFFNVLEKLKVENNNELIKNISYIHLHDDLLRKFESFITKYNERLSKNTITKEESFKLMQKANPKFILRNYLLYQCIEEINDGKTDLLKKLTHALENPYEEIYTEFSARRPIDYDDISGCSTLSCSS, from the coding sequence ATGAATATTAAAGACATCCGACAACCCTTTATAAAAGCTTTTCCCGGAGATTTCTCGGAAAACCCAATGCAAAGAGTTACTCCAAAAGTTCTCTTTTCAACCACCTATCCGGCAGGTTTTGAAAATCCTCAATTAATTGTTTTTAATGAAAAACTTTCGGAGGAAATTGGTTTGGGAACTTATGAAGACACTGATCTCGATTTTCTTGTTGGAAATAATCTTCCGGCAAATATTCAGTCGTATGCCACTGCTTATGCAGGTCATCAGTTTGGGAACTGGGCAGGACAACTCGGGGATGGCAGGGCGATACTAGCCGGAGAGATAATAAACGAATCCGGGCAAAAAAATGAAATTCAATGGAAGGGATCCGGAGCCACTCCTTACTCAAGACATGCTGATGGAAGAGCTGTACTGAGGTCTTCAGTCAGAGAGTATCTTATGAGTGAGGCGATGTATCATTTAGGAGTTCCAACTACGAGAGCCTTAAGTTTATGCTTTACGGGAGAAGATGTCATAAGAGACATGATGTACGACGGAAATCCACAGAAAGAAAAAGGAGCTGTAGTTATCAGAACTGCAGAAAGCTTTCTTCGATTTGGTCATTTTGAATTAGCTTCAGCTCAACAGGAATATAAAACATTACAAGATCTTGTTGATTTTACCATCAAGAACTATTTTCCTGAGGTCACATCATTAGATACTGACAAATACAAAGACTTTTTTAAAAGTGTTTGCACTAGAACTGCAGATATGATTACAGAATGGCTCAGAGTAGGATTCGTGCATGGAGTCATGAACACAGACAACATGTCTATTCTTGGTCTGACCATTGATTATGGTCCCTATTCGATGATGGATGAATATAATTTGAATTTCACACCCAATACGACCGATCTACCTGGAAGAAGATATGCGTTTGGAAAACAAGGCCAGATCTCACAATGGAATCTTTGGCAGCTTGCAAACGCTCTCCATCCATTAATAAAAGATGAAAAGTTCCTTGAGGATACCCTTAATAATTATGGCACCTATTTCTGGGAAGCTCATGATAAAATGCTTTGTAAAAAGTTTGGTTTCGATCAATTATTGGAAGGAGATGAGGAGTTTTTTGGCAACTGGCAAGGATTGATGCAGGAATTACGACTTGATCATACTTTATTTTTTAACGTGCTTGAAAAGCTGAAAGTAGAAAATAACAACGAATTAATTAAAAACATTTCTTATATCCATTTACATGATGACCTACTAAGAAAATTTGAAAGTTTTATTACAAAATACAATGAAAGACTCTCAAAAAATACCATCACAAAAGAAGAATCTTTCAAATTAATGCAAAAGGCAAATCCAAAATTTATTCTAAGAAACTATCTTTTATATCAATGCATCGAAGAAATTAATGATGGCAAAACAGACTTATTAAAAAAACTAACTCATGCTTTAGAAAATCCGTATGAAGAAATTTATACAGAATTTTCTGCAAGGAGGCCAATAGACTATGATGACATTTCAGGATGCTCCACTTTATCATGCAGCTCGTAA
- a CDS encoding transglycosylase domain-containing protein, whose translation MEENKKNTGTKGKTFPLPPKKNNKNTGWKKWVRFIWLGLIVAVLGISGTFFAVSQGFLGEMPDVEELENPDIYVASQIFSADGVLLGKFEKEKTQPITYKDLPPFLVYALQAKEDERFKEHSGIDLQSIARAVVYGGGRGGGSTITQQLAKLLFTGGASQNKLARAFQKLKEWVVAVSLERRYTKEEIVTLYFNKFDFLYNANGIEMASKIYFNKSTNQLTLPEAAMFVAMLENPVKNNPMRNETRAKARRDVVLEQMQKTGYIDQSTYDKAVATPITLDYHPIKNINDDYSAYYKFYLKKEIDTYLKDHEKETGKKLNLYKDGLKIYVTLDSKMQKYAEEAIKEHLTDLQKRFDAEQRGRKNRPFYYLTDKQISGVMTQAMKRTGRYKLLKAAGVSEDSILMEFHKPIKTSRFTWNGEEEVEMSPWDSIRYHKQIAQAGLMSMVPGTGEIKAWVGGIDWQHFQYDHIKQGKRQVGSTFKPFVYATAIMKLGMTPCSAVSNGTYDHNGWHVPGRGGMLTLKDALAHSQNPVAARLIEMTGVDAVIQTARDLGVTEEIPRNNTIALGSSDITIYEMLGAYSTFANYGNYNKPEMIWRIEDANSRVIKEVNVNPKEVMNPRYAYTMIELMKGVAQFGTASGELSRRGISKAVEIAAKTGTTQNNSDGWFMGITPKLATGAWVGWEDRATHFYGTGEGQGARMALPIWAIFMKKVWADKSLGVTPDDKFTKPSDWKDGCSDLKGLSGGYGDDGGLQTIDEIKNPKPVDPTPKNNSTKKEENVNDNLNKNEDIDFNK comes from the coding sequence ATGGAAGAAAACAAAAAAAACACAGGGACTAAAGGAAAAACATTTCCTCTTCCCCCCAAAAAGAATAATAAAAATACCGGTTGGAAGAAATGGGTTAGATTTATTTGGCTTGGACTTATTGTAGCTGTTTTAGGAATTTCAGGAACTTTCTTTGCTGTTTCACAAGGCTTTCTTGGTGAAATGCCAGATGTAGAAGAACTTGAGAATCCTGATATTTATGTTGCTTCTCAAATTTTTTCTGCAGATGGGGTTCTATTAGGCAAATTTGAAAAAGAAAAGACCCAACCGATCACTTATAAAGATCTTCCTCCTTTTCTAGTTTATGCTTTACAGGCTAAAGAGGATGAGCGCTTTAAAGAACATTCAGGAATTGATTTACAATCAATTGCAAGAGCTGTGGTTTATGGTGGTGGAAGAGGTGGAGGATCTACGATTACTCAACAGCTTGCAAAATTACTTTTCACAGGAGGTGCTTCGCAAAACAAACTTGCAAGAGCATTTCAAAAGTTAAAGGAATGGGTTGTAGCAGTAAGCCTTGAAAGAAGATATACGAAAGAAGAAATCGTCACCCTATATTTCAATAAGTTTGACTTTTTATACAATGCAAACGGAATTGAAATGGCTTCAAAAATCTACTTTAATAAAAGTACAAATCAGCTTACACTTCCTGAGGCTGCTATGTTTGTTGCTATGCTGGAAAATCCGGTAAAAAACAATCCGATGCGTAATGAAACAAGAGCAAAGGCAAGAAGAGATGTTGTTTTAGAACAAATGCAGAAAACAGGATATATTGATCAGAGTACGTATGACAAGGCAGTAGCAACCCCTATTACTTTAGATTATCATCCAATCAAAAACATCAACGATGACTACTCTGCTTACTATAAGTTTTATTTAAAGAAAGAAATCGACACTTATCTTAAAGATCACGAAAAAGAAACCGGAAAGAAATTAAACCTTTACAAAGACGGTCTAAAAATATATGTAACCCTTGATTCTAAAATGCAAAAATATGCAGAAGAAGCGATCAAGGAACACTTAACGGATCTGCAAAAAAGATTTGATGCAGAGCAAAGAGGAAGAAAAAACAGACCTTTCTACTACTTAACGGATAAGCAAATTAGTGGTGTAATGACCCAGGCGATGAAAAGAACCGGGCGTTATAAACTTCTAAAAGCTGCCGGAGTTTCTGAGGATTCAATTTTAATGGAATTCCACAAGCCAATAAAAACATCACGTTTTACCTGGAATGGGGAGGAAGAAGTTGAAATGTCACCTTGGGATTCTATCAGATATCACAAACAAATTGCTCAGGCAGGGCTAATGTCAATGGTTCCGGGAACAGGTGAAATTAAAGCCTGGGTAGGAGGAATTGACTGGCAACATTTCCAATACGACCATATTAAACAAGGAAAGAGACAGGTAGGTTCCACGTTTAAGCCTTTCGTATATGCAACAGCGATTATGAAACTTGGCATGACTCCTTGTTCAGCAGTTTCAAATGGAACTTACGATCATAATGGATGGCATGTTCCTGGTAGAGGAGGAATGTTGACATTGAAAGATGCTTTAGCACACTCTCAAAACCCTGTTGCAGCCAGACTGATCGAAATGACGGGTGTTGATGCAGTAATACAGACCGCAAGAGATCTGGGAGTTACTGAAGAAATACCAAGAAACAATACTATTGCATTAGGTTCTTCTGATATTACAATCTACGAGATGCTAGGTGCCTACAGTACTTTTGCTAATTATGGTAACTACAATAAACCGGAAATGATCTGGAGGATTGAAGATGCCAACAGCAGGGTTATTAAGGAAGTCAATGTAAATCCAAAAGAAGTAATGAATCCTCGTTATGCCTATACTATGATTGAATTGATGAAAGGAGTTGCCCAGTTTGGTACCGCTTCCGGAGAACTTTCAAGAAGGGGTATTTCGAAAGCCGTAGAAATTGCAGCAAAAACGGGTACAACACAGAATAACTCTGATGGTTGGTTTATGGGTATTACTCCAAAACTTGCTACAGGAGCGTGGGTTGGATGGGAAGACAGAGCAACGCACTTCTATGGAACTGGTGAAGGGCAGGGAGCTAGAATGGCTTTACCAATTTGGGCTATTTTCATGAAAAAAGTTTGGGCTGATAAGAGTTTAGGAGTCACTCCGGACGATAAATTCACAAAACCATCTGATTGGAAAGACGGATGCTCAGACCTTAAAGGGCTAAGCGGAGGCTACGGTGACGATGGTGGTTTACAGACCATTGATGAGATTAAAAATCCAAAACCTGTTGATCCGACACCAAAAAACAATTCTACTAAAAAAGAAGAAAACGTAAATGACAATCTCAATAAAAATGAAGATATAGATTTTAATAAATAA
- a CDS encoding gliding motility lipoprotein GldH gives MHKFLGLLSLILFLSCNSSGENVTMNSVDNKWNKKSEQKFNLEISDPQNPKNIIFVVRNNNDYPYSNIRFIVNFTNLQNKKKETDTLNYVLTKPNGEWLGTGFGDTKETLFQYKLNYKFPEKGKYEIGLIQAMRNDFLPGIEDVGVKIETAKP, from the coding sequence ATGCATAAATTTTTAGGATTATTATCCCTTATTCTTTTCTTGAGTTGTAATTCTTCAGGAGAAAATGTAACAATGAATTCTGTTGATAACAAATGGAATAAGAAAAGTGAGCAAAAATTTAATCTTGAAATTTCAGACCCACAGAATCCTAAAAATATTATATTTGTTGTAAGAAATAATAACGATTATCCTTATAGCAATATAAGATTTATTGTTAATTTCACTAATCTTCAAAACAAGAAAAAAGAGACTGACACATTGAATTATGTCCTTACAAAACCGAATGGAGAATGGCTTGGAACAGGTTTTGGAGACACGAAGGAAACACTCTTTCAGTATAAATTGAATTATAAATTTCCTGAAAAGGGAAAATATGAAATCGGATTGATACAAGCGATGAGAAACGACTTCCTTCCTGGAATTGAAGATGTAGGAGTAAAAATAGAAACGGCTAAACCGTAA
- a CDS encoding stage 0 sporulation family protein: MSCGCKTSGDSAHSCGPKKSANGCENVNTCGNSYKLSVFDWLSNINNPASNRCDFVEVRFKNDRKSFYKNVNNVPLHIGSVVTVESSPGHDVGVVSLTGELVKIQMKKKKSSEENSLKIYRLANQKDIEVWQEARKKEDSVKIQARKIAHNIGLEMKVTDVEYQGDASKVTFYYTADNRIDFRQLIKEYASTFRTKIDMKQIGFRQEAAKIGGIGSCGRELCCSTWLTDFRSVNTNVARYQQLSINPQKLAGQCGKLKCCLNYELDSYLDALSNFPSSSTTLDTEKGRAFCIKIDVFKKKMWFAYVDSSVAWYDFDIDLVKQFISKNKRGERIQPLEDLKQPDIPLQSIDLIQENSVDRFEKKNKNFNKNRNQNHNQNNNQNRSNNNQGPRKNRPERSENAQANSNHNPKQPRPQQPKVQHLEKTEANSDPDKKPQQGPNKKKFKKKFPPKKDNNA; encoded by the coding sequence ATGAGTTGTGGATGTAAAACATCCGGCGATTCTGCGCATTCTTGCGGACCCAAGAAATCCGCGAATGGTTGTGAAAATGTAAATACCTGTGGTAATAGTTATAAATTAAGTGTTTTCGATTGGCTATCTAACATCAACAATCCCGCCTCTAACAGGTGTGATTTTGTAGAAGTTAGATTTAAAAATGACAGAAAATCATTTTATAAAAATGTAAATAATGTTCCTTTACATATAGGTAGTGTAGTCACTGTAGAATCAAGTCCCGGACATGATGTAGGTGTGGTAAGTCTCACCGGTGAATTAGTGAAAATTCAGATGAAAAAGAAAAAATCTTCTGAAGAGAACTCACTAAAAATATATAGATTGGCCAATCAAAAAGATATTGAAGTTTGGCAGGAAGCGAGAAAGAAAGAAGATAGTGTAAAGATACAGGCACGGAAAATTGCGCACAACATTGGGCTTGAAATGAAAGTTACCGATGTTGAATATCAGGGTGATGCTTCAAAAGTAACTTTTTATTACACGGCTGATAACCGAATAGATTTCAGGCAGTTAATAAAAGAATACGCCTCTACTTTCCGAACCAAGATCGATATGAAACAGATCGGTTTCAGACAAGAAGCTGCAAAAATCGGAGGAATTGGTTCATGTGGACGAGAGCTTTGCTGCTCGACATGGCTTACAGATTTCAGATCTGTAAATACAAACGTAGCAAGATATCAACAGCTGAGTATAAACCCACAAAAACTGGCAGGACAATGTGGCAAATTAAAATGTTGTCTTAATTATGAACTAGACAGCTATCTTGATGCATTAAGCAATTTCCCATCTTCTTCTACAACATTGGATACAGAAAAAGGAAGAGCTTTCTGTATTAAAATTGATGTGTTTAAAAAGAAAATGTGGTTTGCTTATGTTGACAGCTCTGTTGCATGGTATGATTTTGATATCGACCTGGTAAAACAATTTATTTCCAAAAATAAAAGAGGGGAAAGGATCCAACCGTTGGAAGACCTTAAACAACCCGATATTCCATTGCAAAGCATTGATTTGATTCAGGAAAATAGTGTTGACAGATTTGAAAAGAAGAATAAAAACTTCAATAAAAACCGCAACCAAAACCATAATCAGAATAATAACCAGAACAGATCAAACAATAATCAGGGTCCAAGAAAAAACAGACCTGAAAGATCTGAAAATGCTCAGGCAAATTCTAATCACAATCCAAAGCAACCAAGGCCTCAACAGCCAAAAGTGCAGCATTTAGAAAAAACCGAAGCAAATTCTGATCCTGATAAAAAGCCGCAACAAGGTCCAAATAAGAAAAAATTTAAAAAGAAATTTCCTCCAAAAAAAGACAACAATGCATAA